The Trypanosoma brucei brucei TREU927 chromosome 9, whole genome shotgun sequence genome includes a window with the following:
- a CDS encoding variant surface glycoprotein: MLLLLALTATIIRNDAQAQIHEAPKIIASACDSTRQTEHVLTQIKSKIETAFQQIVLGKKTSAKLSVAAAASTGEKAVAYAALAASAAVKLQAAEQNLQSNLDALLKGAAAAAELTATEELVSEAADLSLEARSGARTSTASGTQGGLPLRFARFGGGKSKCDTAKEAADQRKAAPGTKGGDKISFAHLQNRPKIGNDKKLAALCGDDNTPPNNCDGSADADLTYFEITTGTLLTEKMKQYNKGPQPTDGYTPDTPEPTALLPRETYVTGRLNIIKQAGHAYDSITFTADSLKNSALVTDGTTQALLETTLLTQKEREQTDIRQNKLEEITARLYGKAGTDVKARIWEPIEIIPIQAEATEDNKATELKHLTDIGKLRRAAAFYLAKQATKAETAAVQKATESTEKTERAKTTENRKYGDKKDEVCKATDEKDCDKNKCEWNKEKNECKVKESAFIISVSIKAILLLKYFGFSVKYLIFFQINSIKLIGFFDFERILYFERLW, encoded by the coding sequence ATGCTTCTACTACTCGCTTTAACGGCTACAATAATAAGAAATGACGCTCAAGCGCAAATACACGAAGCACCAAAAATTATAGCCTCAGCATGCGACTCAACGCGACAAACAGAACACGTGTTAACACAAATCAAGAGCAAAATTGAAACAGCATTTCAACAGATAGTTCTAGGTAAAAAAACATCCGCGAAATTGTCAGTGGCGGCGGCAGCGAGCACAGGGGAGAAGGCAGTAGCTTACGCGGCACTAGCAGCAAGCGCAGCAGTAAAACTACAGGCCGCGGAACAAAACCTGCAAAGCAATCTGGACGCCCTCCTCAAAGGCGCGGCAGCGGCCGCCGAACTCACGGCCACAGAAGAACTTGTATCAGAGGCAGCGGACCTTTCTTTAGAAGCAAGGTCAGGGGCGCGGACATCAACTGCATCGGGGACGCAGGGCGGTCTACCACTGAGGTTCGCAAGGTTCGGCGGTGGGAAGAGCAAATGCGACACAGCCAAGGAGGCAGCCGATCAGAGAAAAGCGGCTCCGGGAACCAAAGGCGGCGACAAAATCTCGTTCGCCCACCTGCAAAACCGACCAAAAATAGGCAACGACAAAAAGCTAGCTGCACTGTGCGGCGACGACAATACACCGCCTAACAACTGCGACGGAAGCGCGGACGCCGACCTGACCTACTTCGAAATAACAACTGGGACCCTACTCACAGAAAAGATGAAGCAGTACAACAAAGGACCCCAACCCACAGATGGATACACACCAGACACGCCGGAGCCGACAGCCTTACTGCCGAGGGAAACTTACGTAACTGGCCGGCTCAACATTATAAAGCAAGCAGGACATGCGTACGACAGCATAACCTTTACAGCAGACAGCTTAAAAAACTCTGCGCTGGTGACGGACGGCACAACACAAGCTCTGCTAGAAACGACATTGCTCACACAAAAGGAGCGCGAACAAACCGATATACGACAAAATAAATTAGAGGAAATAACGGCCCGCTTGTATGGCAAAGCGGGCACAGACGTCAAGGCGCGCATATGGGAGCCAATTGAAATAATACCGATACAAGCGGAAGCTACAGAAGACAACAAAGCCACAGAGCTAAAGCACCTCACAGACATAGGCAAACTCAGACGGGCAGCAGCTTTTTACTTAGCCAAGCAAGCCACAAAAGCCGAAACTGCAGCAGTGCAGAAGGCAACGGAATCCACggaaaaaacagagagagcaaaaacaacagaaaatagGAAATATGGGGATAAAAAAGATGAGGTTTGCAAAGCCACTGACGAAAAAGATtgcgacaaaaacaaatgcgaatggaataaggaaaagaatgagtgcaaagttaaagaaagtgcttttattatttctgtATCAATTAAGGCGATTCTTCTGCTCAAATATTTTGGTTTTAGTGTGAAatatttaatattttttcaaataaACTCTATAAAATTGATAGGGTTTTTTGATTTTGAGAGAATCTTATATTTTGAAAGATTATGGTAA